DNA sequence from the Streptomyces sp. NBC_01497 genome:
ACCGACCGCATCACCCGTGAACAGCCCAGCGTCGACAAGCCCGCGCTCACCATCGGCGTCACACCCCAGCCGGCCGTGCTCCAAGACCTCGCGAGTACGCCGGGCGCCCGCGACCGCGGCCTGTTGGCCCGCTTCCTCTACGCGCTCCCGGCATCCAACCTCGGCTACCGCAAGACCCGTACGGCGCCCGTGCCCGAAGCTGTGGCCCAGCGCTACCACGGCCGCCTCTCCACTCTCCTGAGCACGCTCTACGCGCTGCCCGAGCCGGTCACCATCCCCCTGACAGCCACAGCGGACCGGGCCGTCGAAGCCCTTCAGGATCAACTCGAAACAGCGCTGCGGCCGGAACAACCGCTCGCCCACCTCCCCGACTGGGCAGGAAAGTTGGTCGGACACACAGCCAGGGTCGCGCTGCTCCTCCACCTCTCCGACCGGATCGCCGGCCCGCGCTGGGGCGAGCCGGTGGAAGAGGACACGATCAATCGGGCCGCAGACATCACGGCGTACTACACCCAACACGCCCTGGCCGTCTTCGACTTGATCGCCAGCGACCCGGCCACGGACGCCGCGCAGACCATCCTCGAATGGCTCGCGCGCCCAAAGACGGACGGCACGTACCGCACGGCCATCAAGCGCCGCGACGCGGTCGCGGCCTCCCGACGCTTCCGCACCGTCGCCCAGCTCGAACCGGCGCTCTCGTTGCTCGAAGCGCACGGCTACCTGCGAGCCGACACCCCAGCACGAACCGGCCGAGCAGGGCAGCCGGCGACCGCCACGTACCGGGTTCACCCCTCGCTGCACTGCGGTGCGGATGCCCGCTGACCGTCAGCGACGTCAGCAGAACTCCCCGAACAGCAAGAACACCGGCGAACGCACTGCCAGCAGATGTCAGCAACGTCAGCACAACCGCGCCGATGCGCTGACGTTGCTGACGCTTGCTGACGATCGTCAGCAAGCCATAACAGCAGGTCAAGCGATTCCGCTGACACTGCTGACGCTTCACAACCGCCCCACAGACGAGAGCAGCCATTGCACCCAAGGGGGACGACCACCGTGCGCCGTGAACCTCACCTCAAGCTCAATGACCTGCTGGCCGAGCTCGACATGTCCCGCGCTGCTTTCTACCGCATGCGCGCTCGGGGACAGGCCCCGAAGTGCATCAAGCTCCCCAACGGACAACTCCGCTTTCGCCGTTCCGACTTCGAGGCCTGGCTCAACGACCACGAGGAGGCATTCACGTGCTGACCTTCGACGTACGCATCTACGCCATCGAGGCACGCCCAGACCGTCGCAAGCCGTACCGCGTGCGGTGGAGCGTGGCCGGCCAGAAGTTCTCCAAGAGCTACGCGCTCAAGCCTCAGGCCGACGGACGCCGCTCAGAGCTGATGGCGGCCCTTCGCCGCGGAGAACAGTTCGACTCGGAGGAAGGGCTTCCCACCTCCGAACTCCGGGAGCTCAATGCGGTCACCTGGTACGAGCACGCACGGCAGTACGCGGCCATGAAGTGGCCACGGGCTGCCGCCAAGCACCGGGCGAGCATTGCCGACGCCCTGGCCACGGTGACGCCCGCTTTCGTTTCAGTGGACGTGCGCGGCTACTCGAAGCCGCGTGTTCTCCGCAGGGCCCTCTACGCCTGGGCCTTCCGCATGGTCCTACGCGAGGACGGCGCCATCGTCTCGCGCCTGGACGCCGAGGAAGCGCCCCCCGAGGTTGCTCACGCGTTGGCCTGGATCGCGAAGCACTCCCTGTCGATCAACGAGGCAGCCAAGCCCGCCCATGTACGCAAGGCCCTCGGCGCCCTCTCGGTCACACTTCACGGAAAGAGCGCCGCCGAGAACACGGCCCGTCGCAAGCGGATGATCCTCAACAACGCTTTCGTGTACGCGATCGAACGCGAGCACCTGGACGCCAACCCGTTGAAGCGCGTGGACTGGCAGGCTCCGGCGACGGACGACGAGGTTGATTTCAGGTACGTGCCCGGTCCCCAGCTCGCAGCGTCGCTGATCGCGGCCGTCCGAGCCCAGGGCGCCCGCGGCGAGCACCTGGAGGCGTTCTTCGGTTGCGTCTACTACGCGGCCATGCGCCCCGGGGAGATCGCCGCGCTCAACGCCTCTGACTGCGTACTCCCGGCGGGAGAGGATTTGTGGGGCGAACTGATCCTGGCCGAGAGCCACCCAGAGGTGGCAGCCGGCTGGACCGACACCGGCACCCCGTACGAAAAGCGCGGCCTCAAGCGCCGAGCCCGCAAGACGACCCGTTCAGTACCCATCCCGCCGCCCCTGGTCGGACTGCTGAAGGAGCACAGGAAGCGCTACGGCGTAGCCACCGACGGCCGTCTTTTCCGCGCGGCGCGCGGTGGCCGCGTCCGCAGCACCGAGTACTGCGAGATCTGGAAGGAGGCTCGCACCAACGCCCTATCAGAAGAGGACGCCCGCACGCCCCTCGCGGCAGTCCCCTACTCCCTCAGGCACGCCGGAATCTCGCTATGGATCAAGGCAGGCGTCGAGCCGCCGGAGGTGGCCCGCCGAGCCGGCCACAGCCTGGCCGTGATGTACCGCGTCTACGCCAAGATCCTCCGAGGTCACCAGTCCCACGCCAACCAGCTGATCTCCGCGGCGCTGTTGGTAAGCGACAGCGATCCGACATAGGAAGTGCTCACCTCGATCTGTTGCAGACGATGTCTGCGGTTCGACGCCAGACCCTGGTCAGGCCACGTTCTCGCGGGAAACCGGTGTGAGAGGGTGCGATCTCTGCCTTGTAAGCCTGGCGCCGGGCGCTGATACGTCCTCGCCGGTCACCCGCCATCTGAGGCGCTGGGCCTGTCAAGACAGCACTTGCACCACTGTGCGCC
Encoded proteins:
- a CDS encoding tyrosine-type recombinase/integrase — protein: MLTFDVRIYAIEARPDRRKPYRVRWSVAGQKFSKSYALKPQADGRRSELMAALRRGEQFDSEEGLPTSELRELNAVTWYEHARQYAAMKWPRAAAKHRASIADALATVTPAFVSVDVRGYSKPRVLRRALYAWAFRMVLREDGAIVSRLDAEEAPPEVAHALAWIAKHSLSINEAAKPAHVRKALGALSVTLHGKSAAENTARRKRMILNNAFVYAIEREHLDANPLKRVDWQAPATDDEVDFRYVPGPQLAASLIAAVRAQGARGEHLEAFFGCVYYAAMRPGEIAALNASDCVLPAGEDLWGELILAESHPEVAAGWTDTGTPYEKRGLKRRARKTTRSVPIPPPLVGLLKEHRKRYGVATDGRLFRAARGGRVRSTEYCEIWKEARTNALSEEDARTPLAAVPYSLRHAGISLWIKAGVEPPEVARRAGHSLAVMYRVYAKILRGHQSHANQLISAALLVSDSDPT
- a CDS encoding helix-turn-helix transcriptional regulator, which translates into the protein MRREPHLKLNDLLAELDMSRAAFYRMRARGQAPKCIKLPNGQLRFRRSDFEAWLNDHEEAFTC